The following DNA comes from Candidatus Sulfotelmatobacter sp..
CGACGATCGGCAGCGCCTCGTCGCCGAGCAGCGCGACCGTCAGCTCGCGGCCGGGAATGAAGCGCTCGATCAGGATCTCGAATCCGTGGCGCCCGGCTTCCTGGATCGCGGCCGGCAGTTCTTCCTCGCCCGTCACCACCGTGAGACCCACGGTCGAGCCCTCGGCGTTCGGCTTCACCACCAGCGGGTAGCCGCCAAGCTTCGAGACGTCGAGCGTCGGCATCGGTTCCCCGGCGCGAATCAGCTGCCATTCCGGCGTGGGGATGCCCTCGTGCTCGAAGATGCGCTTCGACATCGCCTTGTTCATCGCCAGGGCGCTGGCCATCACGCCCGAACCCGTATAGGGGCGTCCACTGAGCTCGAGCAGCGCCTGGATCGTGCCGTCCTCGCCCTCGCCGCCGTGAAGCGCGATCAGCACCACTTCCGCCTCGGCGACCGCCTGCGAGCTGGTCATCATCGCGGCGGTCGTCGCGGGAAGCGCGCGCACCTGCTCGGCGGGCAGGGCAGCCCGTTCCTCTTCGCCGGCGGGAAGCAGCCGGCCGTTGGCGGCGTCGACCGAGGTCACCTGATGCCCGAGGTTGCGCAACGCCTGCGCGATCCCGCGCCCGGTGCGCAGCGAGATCTCGCGCTCGGACGACCGCCCTCCCATCAGCAGCGCCACCTTCATTCCGGATTCCTCTTCGAGGCGTGGTGCAGACGTTCCGCGGCTTCGGCGGCCGGCTCGAGGGCCGCCCTCAGCCGTGGATCACCGAGCCGGCGGCCGCCGCGCGCAGTCGAGACACGCAGCGATCGCGGCCCAGCGCTTCGGCGACGTGCGGCAGCTCGGGCCCATGAGTGCGCCCGGTGAGTGCCGCTCGCGCTGGCTGGAACAGATCGCGACCCCTGAGTCCGAGGCGCGCACCGGCCGATTGAAGCGCGGATTTGAACACTTCCCCGCTCCAGTCAGCAAGCCCGCCCAGATCGCCGGCCAGCGCGGTGAGCAGCCGCCGCGCGGGCTCGGTCGCGATCGCCGCCGCGGCGTCGGGCTCGAGCGTCACCTGCTCGGCGAGGTAGGGCTCGAGCTCCTGCGACAGCTCGGCGAGCGTCGCGACGTTGCCGCGCACCAGTTCGAGCAGACGCTCCTGCTGGCGGTCGGGCAGCGTCCTCACCGACGCCGGCAGGAAGTCCGCCGCCCAGGCGCGCAACTGCGCGCCGCCGGCGTGGTGCAGGTAGTGGGCATTCATCCAGCGCAGCTTGTCGGGGTCGAAGATCGCGCCGCTCTTCCCCACTCGATCGA
Coding sequences within:
- a CDS encoding D-alanine--D-alanine ligase; this translates as MKVALLMGGRSSEREISLRTGRGIAQALRNLGHQVTSVDAANGRLLPAGEEERAALPAEQVRALPATTAAMMTSSQAVAEAEVVLIALHGGEGEDGTIQALLELSGRPYTGSGVMASALAMNKAMSKRIFEHEGIPTPEWQLIRAGEPMPTLDVSKLGGYPLVVKPNAEGSTVGLTVVTGEEELPAAIQEAGRHGFEILIERFIPGRELTVALLGDEALPIVEIRPRHGHYDYEAKYTSGMSEYFCPADLPAPLAQKISELGVRASRALDCRGVTRVDFRLSPQNEPYCLEVNTIPGMTPTSLVPMAARARGISYDQVVQRMIDLALDEHRRRRGVRTAESGEASRT